One Campylobacter lari DNA segment encodes these proteins:
- a CDS encoding DUF3972 domain-containing protein: MQTYLELKEFCQLVHLSEDVVKGMMANGALNFKEEEGKIYIEANQGTFSVVPMSSKQPAMVNSMTLAGESFVEKTIGTILNLHEKVLDAKDETLEALKGENKFLKDALYSMQELYDEDRKTIENLNEQLKYARNEVEFLKRKYKMMWNKTVELYANSPEKPEEIKEEK, from the coding sequence ATGCAAACTTACTTGGAATTAAAAGAATTTTGTCAATTAGTGCATTTATCTGAAGATGTTGTAAAAGGAATGATGGCAAATGGTGCTTTAAATTTCAAAGAAGAAGAGGGTAAAATTTATATAGAAGCCAATCAAGGAACTTTTAGTGTGGTACCTATGAGCTCAAAACAACCTGCTATGGTAAACTCTATGACTTTAGCAGGAGAAAGTTTTGTAGAAAAAACCATAGGAACTATTTTAAATTTGCATGAAAAAGTTCTTGATGCTAAGGATGAGACCTTAGAAGCTTTAAAAGGTGAGAATAAATTTTTAAAAGATGCTCTTTATTCTATGCAAGAACTTTATGATGAGGATAGAAAAACTATAGAAAATCTTAACGAGCAACTTAAATATGCGCGCAATGAAGTAGAATTTCTAAAAAGAAAATATAAAATGATGTGGAATAAAACAGTAGAATTATATGCAAATTCGCCTGAAAAGCCAGAAGAAATAAAGGAAGAAAAATGA
- the ffh gene encoding signal recognition particle protein has protein sequence MFEIVSESFKSAVNKLRFVDDEKALKNALDTLKKALLKADVHHKVTKELLTLVENDVKTNGIGQKQFLDSIKKNLEEILSVKGKNQGFVFASKPPTVVLMCGLQGGGKTTTTVKIANYLKLRNKKVLIAACDLQRLAAVEQLRQLTQANELDLFFIENESNPLNVAKQALEKAKNSMYDVLLVDTAGRLAIDTALMNELKEVKTILNPNEVFYVADAMSGQDGVKTASSFNEALEITGVILSKFDADTKGGVALGIAKQIGVPLRFIGVGEKVADLEVFIPDRIVNRIMGEGDLATLAEKTAAIIDEKEAKKLNKKIKKGEFNFNDFLNQMESVKKLGSMKSIIGMIPGLSSMAANIKDIDLDNSKEIIHIKAMISSMTPKERENPDLLNNARKRRIAEGAGLSQMEVNRFLKQFSNAAKLAKKFSNKKGMENFMNMLQQAKRPQ, from the coding sequence GTGTTTGAAATAGTTAGTGAGTCGTTTAAATCCGCAGTTAATAAACTTCGTTTTGTTGATGATGAAAAAGCTTTAAAAAACGCTCTTGACACTTTAAAAAAAGCCCTTTTAAAAGCAGATGTACATCATAAAGTTACTAAAGAATTACTTACTTTAGTAGAAAATGATGTAAAAACTAATGGTATAGGTCAAAAACAATTTTTAGATTCAATTAAGAAAAATTTAGAAGAAATTCTTAGTGTTAAAGGTAAAAATCAAGGTTTTGTATTTGCTAGTAAGCCACCTACGGTTGTTTTGATGTGTGGTTTACAAGGTGGTGGTAAAACTACTACTACGGTAAAAATTGCTAATTACTTAAAACTAAGAAATAAAAAAGTACTAATTGCTGCATGTGACTTGCAAAGATTAGCTGCGGTAGAGCAGTTAAGACAACTCACTCAAGCTAATGAGCTTGATTTGTTTTTTATAGAAAATGAAAGCAATCCTTTAAATGTAGCTAAACAAGCTTTAGAAAAAGCAAAAAATTCTATGTATGATGTTTTGCTTGTAGATACTGCCGGCCGTTTAGCGATCGATACAGCTTTGATGAATGAGCTTAAAGAAGTAAAAACTATTTTAAATCCTAATGAAGTGTTTTATGTAGCTGATGCTATGAGTGGTCAAGATGGTGTTAAAACAGCAAGCAGCTTTAATGAAGCTTTAGAAATTACAGGGGTTATTTTAAGTAAATTTGATGCAGATACTAAAGGCGGTGTTGCACTAGGTATAGCAAAACAAATTGGTGTACCTTTAAGATTTATAGGTGTTGGCGAGAAAGTAGCTGATTTAGAAGTGTTTATCCCTGATAGAATTGTTAATCGTATCATGGGCGAGGGTGATTTAGCGACTTTGGCTGAAAAAACTGCCGCTATTATTGATGAAAAAGAAGCAAAAAAACTTAATAAGAAAATTAAAAAAGGTGAATTTAATTTTAATGACTTTTTAAATCAAATGGAAAGTGTTAAAAAACTTGGTAGTATGAAATCAATCATTGGTATGATACCTGGTTTATCATCTATGGCAGCAAATATTAAAGATATTGATTTGGATAATTCTAAAGAAATTATTCATATTAAGGCAATGATTTCATCAATGACACCAAAAGAAAGAGAAAATCCTGATTTGTTAAATAATGCAAGAAAGCGTCGTATTGCAGAGGGCGCTGGTTTGTCTCAAATGGAAGTAAATCGCTTTTTAAAACAATTTAGCAATGCAGCTAAGTTGGCAAAGAAATTTTCAAACAAAAAAGGAATGGAAAACTTTATGAATATGTTGCAGCAAGCTAAAAGACCACAATAA
- a CDS encoding zinc ribbon domain-containing protein: protein MSKYLEQLIALSQIDKELDGFANKVEDATKDLKEKRNLLDKTEEEIAGFEKDIKDIENQKIQNNNHIAEFGVKIKEIAKKSAAVKTEKEANALKIEEDIAKEQLDAANEEIERLDKILENKEKFIQELQAKRSELENEVDQIDAQTKTVLVDIEKERLQIYDKKVKLVGEINQKVLTFYEKIRKWAGNTAVVPVKKYACYGCFMRIYDKTYLAVLKGDEIVTCPHCGRILYKEKEENQN from the coding sequence ATGAGTAAATATTTAGAACAACTTATAGCTTTATCGCAAATTGATAAAGAACTTGATGGTTTTGCAAATAAAGTAGAAGATGCTACAAAAGATTTAAAAGAAAAACGCAATTTGCTTGATAAAACAGAAGAGGAAATTGCAGGTTTTGAGAAAGATATTAAAGACATAGAAAATCAAAAAATTCAAAACAACAATCATATTGCAGAATTTGGTGTAAAAATAAAAGAAATAGCAAAAAAAAGTGCAGCAGTAAAAACTGAAAAAGAAGCAAATGCTTTAAAAATTGAAGAGGATATAGCTAAAGAACAACTTGATGCAGCAAACGAAGAAATTGAAAGATTGGATAAAATTTTAGAAAATAAAGAAAAGTTTATACAAGAATTGCAAGCAAAAAGAAGCGAACTTGAAAATGAAGTGGATCAAATCGATGCTCAAACTAAAACTGTTTTGGTAGATATCGAAAAAGAAAGATTACAAATTTATGATAAAAAGGTAAAACTAGTAGGTGAAATAAACCAAAAAGTTTTAACTTTTTATGAAAAAATTAGAAAATGGGCGGGAAATACTGCAGTAGTTCCTGTAAAAAAATATGCTTGTTATGGTTGTTTTATGAGAATTTATGATAAAACTTATTTAGCAGTTTTAAAAGGCGATGAAATCGTAACTTGCCCACATTGTGGAAGAATTTTATACAAAGAAAAAGAAGAAAATCAAAATTGA
- the purE gene encoding 5-(carboxyamino)imidazole ribonucleotide mutase: MKFVSILMGSKSDYDIVKEALGILEKFDVKYEILITSAHRSPQRTQEYIKNAEEKGAKVFIAAAGMAAHLAGAVAAHTTKPVLGIPMPGSNLASMDSLFSTVQMPSGIPVATVAIGKAGAINAAYLAVQILAIEDESLAQKLLEDRQKQQEKLIQDSNTIEVFL; the protein is encoded by the coding sequence ATGAAATTTGTTTCTATATTGATGGGAAGTAAGAGTGATTATGATATAGTGAAAGAAGCTTTGGGAATTTTGGAAAAATTTGATGTAAAATATGAAATTTTAATCACTTCAGCTCATAGAAGCCCTCAAAGAACTCAAGAATATATTAAAAATGCAGAAGAAAAAGGTGCTAAAGTATTTATCGCCGCAGCAGGTATGGCAGCACATTTAGCAGGAGCTGTTGCAGCACACACAACAAAACCTGTTTTAGGCATACCTATGCCAGGAAGTAATTTAGCAAGCATGGATTCTTTATTTTCTACTGTGCAAATGCCAAGTGGAATTCCTGTGGCAACTGTAGCTATAGGTAAAGCAGGAGCTATTAATGCAGCTTATTTAGCTGTGCAAATTTTAGCAATAGAAGATGAATCTTTAGCGCAAAAATTATTAGAAGATAGACAAAAGCAACAAGAAAAATTAATCCAAGATTCTAATACAATTGAAGTTTTTCTTTAA
- a CDS encoding Nif3-like dinuclear metal center hexameric protein, with the protein MKIKEIYDYLDTISPFNTQSSWDNSGLLLGTLDQEVNQIYLALDVDIHLIENARENSLFIVHHPLIFKGLKNLSGVFYPQNILTKMIQKNMALIAMHTNFDLSHLNAYFAREILGFKIKEQNEFLIYCDVDFKFSDLINHVKKSLKLDCIRVVNAGNEKIKTLAICTGSGGDLISSVKADCFLSGDFKYHQALESYHNKLSLIDIGHYESESCFGKILAKDLQKFHLEVIISVSKNPFQYF; encoded by the coding sequence ATGAAAATTAAAGAAATTTATGATTATTTGGATACTATTAGCCCATTTAACACGCAAAGTTCATGGGATAATAGTGGCTTATTACTTGGAACTTTAGATCAAGAAGTAAATCAAATTTATCTTGCTCTTGATGTGGATATACATTTAATTGAAAATGCACGTGAAAATTCACTTTTTATAGTTCATCATCCTTTGATTTTTAAAGGTTTAAAAAACTTAAGTGGGGTGTTTTATCCGCAAAATATTCTTACTAAAATGATACAAAAAAACATGGCCTTAATTGCTATGCATACGAATTTTGATTTAAGTCATTTAAATGCTTATTTCGCTCGTGAAATTTTAGGTTTTAAGATTAAAGAACAAAATGAGTTTTTAATTTATTGTGATGTTGATTTTAAATTTAGTGATTTAATTAATCATGTAAAAAAAAGTTTAAAGCTTGATTGTATAAGAGTTGTAAATGCAGGTAATGAGAAAATTAAAACTTTAGCAATATGCACAGGCAGTGGAGGGGATTTAATTTCTAGTGTTAAGGCAGATTGCTTTTTAAGTGGAGATTTTAAATATCATCAAGCTTTGGAAAGTTATCACAATAAACTTAGTTTGATTGATATAGGACACTATGAAAGCGAATCTTGCTTTGGTAAAATTTTAGCAAAAGATTTGCAAAAATTTCATTTAGAAGTTATAATATCAGTTTCAAAAAATCCATTTCAATATTTTTAA
- a CDS encoding 23S RNA-specific pseudouridylate synthase: MQEKAYKLLAMQEKISNNAAKDLIDKGCVFAMGKKVVIARALMSSKTRFVVQKIKKAKILFEDDKIIALNKPYGEISENLESVYNAKLINRLDKETSGVLLLSKDEEFRLKCIQEYKKQNVYKSYLAIVDGVIAEELEICEKITTIKNKSGAFSKIDKFGLEAHTQVIPLMVNAKKTLIKAVIKTGRTHQIRVHLNHIKHGIIGDEKYAKINSSRMYLHSYETHIFDYQFKALLDESFNAYGFEIKNLNF, from the coding sequence ATGCAAGAAAAAGCTTATAAATTGCTTGCAATGCAAGAAAAAATTTCTAATAACGCAGCAAAAGATTTGATTGACAAAGGCTGTGTTTTTGCTATGGGCAAAAAGGTTGTTATAGCTAGAGCTTTGATGAGTTCTAAAACAAGATTTGTTGTACAAAAAATAAAAAAAGCAAAAATACTTTTTGAAGATGATAAAATCATAGCTTTAAATAAGCCTTATGGAGAGATTAGTGAGAATTTAGAAAGTGTTTATAATGCTAAATTAATTAACAGGCTTGATAAAGAAACAAGCGGGGTTTTGCTTTTAAGTAAAGATGAGGAATTTAGACTAAAATGTATTCAAGAATATAAAAAGCAAAATGTTTATAAAAGTTATTTGGCTATTGTTGATGGGGTGATTGCTGAAGAACTTGAAATTTGTGAAAAAATAACTACTATAAAAAATAAATCCGGAGCCTTTAGTAAAATCGATAAATTTGGCTTAGAAGCTCATACTCAGGTTATACCTTTAATGGTAAATGCTAAAAAAACCTTAATAAAAGCAGTCATTAAAACAGGTAGAACACATCAAATCAGAGTACATTTAAACCACATAAAACATGGTATTATAGGTGATGAAAAATATGCAAAAATCAATTCATCAAGAATGTATTTGCACTCTTATGAAACGCATATTTTTGATTATCAATTTAAAGCTTTGCTTGATGAGAGCTTTAATGCATATGGTTTTGAAATAAAAAATTTAAATTTTTAA
- the glyQ gene encoding glycine--tRNA ligase subunit alpha: MTFSQMILNLQEFWQKQGCAIMQPYDFPAGAGTFHPATFLRSLGKKPWATAYVAPSRRPTDGRYGENPNRLGAYYQFQVLIKPSPDNIQELYLKSLENLGFDLKSHDIRFVEDNWESPSLGAWGLGWEVWLDGMEVTQFTYFQQVGGISVDLVSAEITYGLERLAMYLQDVDNVYDIVWNEFNGEKITYKDVHKQGEFEFSKYNFEVSDVKTLNVQFENAYNECKNALEAKLALPAYDYCMLAAHTFNLLDARGAISVTQRQDFMLKIRELSKNCALVYKESLDEN; this comes from the coding sequence ATGACCTTTTCTCAAATGATATTAAATTTGCAAGAATTTTGGCAAAAGCAAGGTTGTGCTATTATGCAACCTTATGACTTTCCAGCAGGTGCAGGGACTTTTCACCCGGCAACTTTTTTAAGAAGTTTAGGAAAAAAACCATGGGCAACTGCTTATGTGGCACCAAGTAGAAGACCAACTGATGGAAGATATGGTGAAAATCCTAATAGACTAGGTGCTTATTATCAATTTCAAGTTTTGATTAAACCAAGTCCTGACAATATCCAAGAATTATACTTAAAAAGTTTAGAAAATTTAGGATTTGATTTAAAATCACATGATATTCGTTTTGTTGAAGATAACTGGGAAAGTCCAAGTTTAGGTGCTTGGGGTTTAGGTTGGGAAGTTTGGCTTGATGGTATGGAAGTGACACAATTTACTTATTTTCAACAAGTTGGCGGTATAAGCGTAGATTTAGTAAGTGCTGAAATTACTTATGGTTTAGAAAGACTTGCAATGTATTTACAAGATGTAGATAATGTGTATGATATAGTTTGGAATGAATTTAACGGCGAAAAAATTACTTATAAAGATGTCCATAAGCAAGGTGAGTTTGAATTTAGTAAATATAATTTTGAAGTAAGTGATGTTAAAACTTTAAATGTGCAATTTGAAAATGCTTATAATGAGTGTAAAAATGCATTAGAAGCAAAGCTTGCATTACCCGCATATGATTATTGTATGTTAGCAGCACACACTTTTAATTTGCTTGATGCAAGAGGAGCTATTTCAGTAACTCAAAGACAAGACTTTATGCTTAAAATTAGAGAATTATCTAAAAATTGTGCCTTGGTGTATAAAGAAAGTTTAGATGAAAATTAA
- the waaA gene encoding lipid IV(A) 3-deoxy-D-manno-octulosonic acid transferase, which yields MIFFYYIFAVIIYIIAAPFLLILSFCKEKYKISLKSRFFLYKNLRQKQGDVYFHACSFGEIKSLIPLIKLFPTCKISTITQTGFNEALRYSKNVNFLPFEIFVPFWMRPCKVLIIFEAELWLMLVFMAKFYNAKVILLNARISDRSLKNYRRFSFFYRLIFKYIDVVFAQSQKDKERLEYLGAKNIIAYKNIKANIKQEQVKNYSKPKARIIIFASTHENEERLLLDEINLEENDKLIIAPRHPERFGEVEKILKDFCQKNHYNMQKFSDFTLSENDFANFFNAKCLLLDTLGELENFYKISDVVFLCGSFVDNIGGHNPIEAARWNNVIISGKYFFNQESLYQEVDDLYICESVKDINNFLKQKLSQAQLKKQSDLSEVILSIKEGLDARKSL from the coding sequence TTGATTTTCTTTTATTATATTTTTGCTGTGATTATATATATAATTGCAGCTCCTTTTTTATTGATTTTAAGTTTTTGCAAGGAAAAGTATAAAATATCATTAAAATCAAGGTTTTTTCTTTACAAAAATTTAAGACAAAAACAAGGTGATGTGTATTTTCATGCTTGTTCCTTTGGTGAGATTAAAAGCCTTATTCCTTTAATAAAACTTTTTCCAACTTGTAAAATTTCAACCATCACGCAAACTGGATTTAATGAAGCTTTAAGATATTCTAAAAATGTAAATTTTTTACCATTTGAAATTTTTGTGCCTTTTTGGATGAGACCTTGCAAAGTTTTGATTATTTTTGAAGCAGAGCTTTGGCTTATGCTTGTGTTTATGGCTAAATTTTATAATGCAAAAGTGATTTTGTTAAATGCTAGAATTAGCGATAGATCTTTAAAAAACTATAGGCGCTTTAGTTTTTTTTATCGTTTGATTTTTAAATATATTGATGTTGTATTTGCACAAAGTCAAAAAGACAAGGAAAGATTAGAGTATTTGGGTGCTAAAAATATTATAGCATATAAAAATATCAAAGCTAATATAAAACAAGAGCAAGTGAAAAACTATTCCAAACCTAAAGCTAGGATTATTATATTTGCTAGTACACATGAAAATGAAGAACGATTATTGCTTGATGAAATTAATTTAGAAGAAAATGATAAATTGATTATTGCTCCAAGACATCCAGAGCGCTTTGGTGAGGTTGAGAAAATTTTAAAAGATTTTTGTCAAAAAAACCACTATAATATGCAAAAATTTTCAGACTTTACTTTAAGTGAAAATGATTTTGCAAATTTTTTTAATGCCAAATGTTTATTGTTAGATACTTTGGGTGAGCTAGAAAATTTTTATAAGATTAGTGATGTGGTTTTTTTATGTGGCTCTTTTGTAGATAATATAGGTGGGCATAATCCCATAGAAGCAGCTAGATGGAATAATGTTATTATCTCAGGGAAATATTTTTTTAATCAAGAAAGTTTATATCAAGAAGTTGATGATTTGTATATTTGTGAGAGTGTAAAAGATATAAATAATTTTTTAAAGCAAAAATTATCACAAGCACAACTTAAAAAACAAAGTGATTTAAGTGAAGTTATATTAAGTATAAAAGAAGGTTTAGATGCAAGAAAAAGCTTATAA
- a CDS encoding peptidase U32 family protein yields the protein MIIPEIVAPAGNFTKLKIALAYGADAVYAGVSNFSLRARTARDFNYETFKEAIDYTHARGKKIYVTINGFHFSSQIEGLKRHILKLKEMKPDAFIVASVGAMRLVKELAPEINLHVSTQANILNYLDAQVYKDMGAKRVVIARELGLKDAKDLKNNCDIELESFVHGSMCFAYSGRCLISSVQSGRMSNRGSCANDCRFNYELYAKNPETNTLFRLEEDENGTHVFNSKDLNLSSYIQKIMQENCIHAFKIEGRTKSEYYVALTTRTYKMAVQDVLQNTFDAAKYEKEIHTLKHRGFTDGYLVSRAYEKTDSINHDTSIEEGTHQVHAISEDGEFFKCKGKIELNKEYEILAPVNSNIELGENKLGLIYENDGKKFIVFKQLLAKNNKEFSEIHSGNENEITLPFKLPEFSFLRRSVE from the coding sequence ATGATTATTCCTGAAATAGTAGCTCCTGCGGGAAATTTCACAAAATTAAAAATAGCATTAGCTTATGGGGCTGATGCTGTTTATGCAGGAGTGAGTAATTTTTCATTAAGAGCAAGAACTGCTAGAGATTTTAATTATGAAACTTTTAAAGAAGCTATTGATTATACGCATGCAAGAGGAAAAAAAATTTATGTAACCATTAATGGTTTTCATTTTAGTTCGCAAATTGAGGGTTTAAAAAGACATATTTTGAAGTTAAAAGAAATGAAACCTGATGCTTTTATAGTAGCTTCTGTGGGTGCTATGCGTTTAGTTAAAGAACTTGCACCTGAAATTAATCTTCATGTATCTACTCAAGCTAATATTTTAAACTATTTAGACGCTCAAGTTTATAAAGATATGGGAGCTAAACGTGTTGTTATAGCAAGGGAGCTAGGTTTAAAAGATGCAAAAGATTTAAAAAATAATTGTGATATCGAGCTTGAAAGTTTTGTGCATGGTTCCATGTGTTTTGCATATTCTGGTAGATGTTTAATAAGTTCAGTGCAAAGTGGGCGTATGAGTAATCGTGGCTCTTGTGCAAATGATTGTAGATTTAATTATGAGCTTTATGCGAAAAATCCAGAAACAAATACGCTTTTTAGATTAGAAGAAGATGAAAATGGCACACATGTATTTAATTCTAAAGATTTAAATTTAAGCTCATATATTCAAAAAATTATGCAAGAAAATTGTATTCATGCTTTTAAAATAGAAGGAAGAACAAAAAGTGAGTATTATGTAGCTTTGACTACAAGAACTTATAAAATGGCAGTGCAAGATGTATTGCAAAATACTTTTGATGCTGCTAAATATGAAAAAGAAATTCACACTTTAAAACACAGAGGTTTTACGGATGGATATTTAGTTTCAAGAGCTTATGAAAAAACCGATTCTATTAATCATGATACAAGCATAGAAGAAGGAACCCATCAAGTACATGCTATTAGTGAAGATGGTGAGTTTTTTAAATGTAAAGGCAAGATAGAGTTAAACAAAGAATATGAAATTTTAGCTCCGGTTAATTCTAATATAGAATTAGGAGAAAATAAACTAGGTTTAATTTATGAAAATGATGGTAAGAAATTTATAGTTTTTAAACAATTATTAGCCAAAAATAATAAAGAATTTAGTGAAATTCATAGTGGTAATGAAAACGAAATTACTTTACCGTTTAAGCTTCCAGAATTTAGCTTTTTAAGAAGGAGTGTTGAATGA